The Cynocephalus volans isolate mCynVol1 chromosome 1, mCynVol1.pri, whole genome shotgun sequence region GTCTAAAGCATTAAATAAGATGATAGAAATTAAAGCATATAtatctgtatgatactataaatGCTGTAACCATGATCatgattttgaatatttaatgaaatggAGAAAGTTCATGTTaagtaaaaagaatagaaagtcgCTTATGGTccaatatttgtaaaaatatataggaaaaaatcCAGGAGGAAATCTCTAAAATCCACAGATTCTTGTGGATTCTAGTTATGTGGTTGAGAGTAGTTTTAACTATTTTATGATGCTTTGTTTTCTAggtatatatcatttttattataaggAAAGACTGTCAAAGCAAGGTGATCAAAATAAGTAGAGCTTTGTTACAGAGCATAAAATGCCTTAGTGGTATAATGGCTGTGACCCAGACCAGAGATTTAAGCTTAGTTGTGATATATAATTTCAGTGGTTAAGATTCTACTCCAGTAGAGTAAGTCATTTTGGTTGGAGAGGACTAAAGGTTTACTAGAGATCTCTCTTGTTTTTGGGGGGCaactggctagtacagggattgaaccttggaccttggtgttatcagcaccatgatctaaccaactgagctaactggcctgccccagaacacattttaaataattgtaaatCATTTAGGAATGCattaaacaacagcaaaacaattAAGTATAGAGATTGAAAAGATTGTTCTAAAACCATGGACAGGACCCGGGCTGAACCATGGCAGAGAAAACTCAGAAGAGTGTGAAGATTGCTCTTGGAGCAGTTGTATGTGTAGAAAGTGAAATCAGAGATGTAATTATCAGACCTAGGACAGTGATCCACCTGAAAGCACAAATTATTGCAGAATCCGGGCCAATAGTGATTGGTGAAGGTAACCTAACAGAAGAACAGGCCTTTATCATAAATGCTCACCTGGATAATATCACTCCTGACGTTGAAGATCCAGAACCCAAACGTATGATCATTGGTACCAATAATGTGTTTGAAGTTGGCTGTTATTCCCAAGCCATGAAAATAGGAGGTAATAATGTCATTGAATCCAAAGCAAATGTAGGCAGAAATGTAGTATTGACAAGTGGCTGTATCATTGGGGATTGCTGCAGCCTGAATACTTTTGAAATCATCCCCGAGAACACGGTAGTCTATGGCACAGACTGCCTTTGTCAGGAGCAGACTGAGCGACAACAGCCCCAGACAATACAGCTGAATATCTTGATGAAAATCTTGCCAAATTATCACCACCTAAAGAAGTCTATGAAAGGAAGCTCAACCCCAGTTAAGAACTAAGAGCAGTGTATGACATGAAGATAACATTTCATCTTTGACTGCTGTCCTTTGAAAGGGCCACAGGTTTATGCACTCTTAGCAGCTCACAGAATAATACGTGTTgactttattttgtaaaattgagTTAGAGAGGAAAGTAATGGGTTTTCATTGTTAACTGTCCTCTATAATTCCATGAGATGTATTATTTTCCTATATCCTTGTTCCTTTTCTGATAATttaccaatttattttattttgtattttataaaatgttaatcaCAAATTTTAGTTATGTAAAAGACTACCCATGATAAGAAAGGGCATATTGTTACTTATTTATATTCTAGCATATactaaaccaaataaaaatgctgacagggaaaaaaaaatacagccatggacaaataatgtttaaataatGTGGCATAACATATTTTCAGTTAAGACACTTTAATTATAACttgaaaatcttattttaagaattagatttttatcttcattttctaaaGACACAATTTAAATAAACCTTTCCCACAAATTTGTATCTTAGTGGGAAGAAAACATGGTTTGCCACTGAGCAGTTAGATTTAGTTTTCTCCTAAATAAATACCAATCCTTATTTTCCCCACATAGGAGAGCCTGGAGATGATTGGTAACTAAATAGAATTTTAGAATAATATGCTGAAAGAAATCAGATATATAAACTGATGGAAAAAAGATGAATTATGAATTCATATGAATTATCACATGAATTATGTGGAGAATTTCAAATTATGCAGAGACTAaagggtttcctttttttttttttaggaacttGATCGAGatgtaattcatataccataaagtTCACCCAGTTAAAGTGTAATTcaatggttttcagtatatttacagagttgtgcaaccatcaccatcatataattttagaacatttcatcattcccaaaagaaactctcatttgttgaaaagtctattttttccaccattgaatggtcttggcatccttgtcaaaaatcaatttgtCAGGGCCGACCacatggctcactcggaagagtgcggagctgggagcgcagtggcgctcccgccgcgggttcggatcctatatagagatggccggtgcgctcactggctgagtgcggtgcgggcgacaccaagccaagagttgcgatccccttaccggtcacgaaaaagacaaaaaaaaaaaaaaaacaatttgtcAAAAATGTAAAAGTTTACTTCTGGATTCTTAATTCTTTTCCTTTGATCTGTATATCTATCccatgccaataccacactgttttgatttctgtagctttgtagtaagttttgaaattgagttctccaactttgttcttcttttcagAATTTTACTTTTTAGGTAGTGCCAACAATAGAATTCCATCTTTTAGACATTTAACACATATCTAAAGCAGatgatttgaatattttgttttttgaaaaaactatAAATCAAGTTGCTTTTTATTTGCATATGGCTGTTggttgatgtttttgttttctatgagCCAGGGGCCTTGTCAGAAAATAAGTTTTCTGGGCTAGATGTTACCATCTACATATATCCAGAACCATAAGATGTAGGTTGAAAAAGAGGGAATATGACAGTTGGAGACATGGTCTTGCTAAAATGTATAGTACTATGTTTGTTAATTTGGGAGAAACACTATGAAAATAGTTAAGGCcttgggctctggaatcagaacTAAGTTAGAATCCTGCCTCCAccatttattaactgtgtgacggtagacaaattacttaattattttaataccACTTTATAAATtagtgaatattaaatgaaacaatgtatatgtatataaatagtTACATAATGTGTatacttaatataattatttgtcttaataaaatgagtttttaaaaaagatttatcaACATAGGATTGATTAAATCAGGGGACGTCAAACATTTTGTGTTCGTGGCACTTTTTTGCTTTCCttcattttgtatttgtatttttaattgagataaaattcacataccacaAAGCTCACCCTTTTAACATGTTCAATTCAGTGCTTTTTCGTATAGTCACAAGGTTGTGCAGCTGTTTTTACAATCTAATTCAAGAACACcatcccaaaaagaaaaccccatacccattagcagtcactcttcctttcctcctcccacccctggcaaccattaatctactttctgtttctgcggatttgcctattctggacatttcatataaatggaataatacaatatgtgacctttagTGTcgggcttctttcactcagcctaatgttttcaaggtccgtGTATGCTTTAgtatatatcagtacttcatgtctttttattgttgaataatattccattgtatgaatgtactacattttatttatccattcatcatttgatggacatttgggttgtttcaactctttggctgttatgaatattgctactatgaatatttctgtacaagtttttgtgtgaacgtgttttcagttctcttgggtatgtacctaggagtagaattgctacaTCGTGtagtaactctgtgtttaactttttgaggaactgccaaactattttgcAAAGCATCTACACtattttacatccccaccagcaatatatgagataCTGTTGCATTTtttagcatatatttttaaaagaaacttcagGGAATTAAGTAGCAGACTGTGAGAGAGCCTTTTGAGACACTAgtaatgttctatatcttaatCTGAATGGTAATTACATGGATGTGTTTATACGTAAAAATCCATTGAGCTCTGTATGTAAGTTAGTGACTTACCTTATGTaagttatatatcaataaaaaaaaaaaatccgtacTCCATTGtcccttttttcattttactgtaAACCAGGGGGACTCTGTTTCAGACTAGTGCTGGTTTATGGATTGATATTTGGGAATTACTGATCTCTGATCTTGAGATAAAATCCAAACATATTCATTAGGCATAGGATTTTTCTTCACAGTCTAGTCCAAGTTCTCTTTCTGCCCTTACCTCTTCCCTGTTTCCCTCCCTCCTATGTTTTGTACAGTCCTCAGACTCACCaggcttttttatattttgtggcCCTTGCAGTTAGTTACTCTTTCTTCTACCTACTATCCTTTTTCCTCCCATCTCCACCTGGTAAAATCTACCCATTTTCCAAGACCTAGCTTTCTTTGAGTCCCACAAGAAACATTCTGAATCCTCCGTTCACACACAGCATTTTATTAATGTCTTTGAGGTAGCAcctaccatttttaaaaattcatttctaaataattatAGACCCACAGGAAgttacaaaaatagtacaaagagtcTGTGTGCTCTTCACCTTGCTTCCCCCAATGGTGATATCTTATATGGTTGTAGGATAATATCAAAGCCTGGAAGTTGACATTCACTAACCACTTTTTGTTATTCAGGcttttacttatcttttttatttcctgtgttGTCCAGTCTGATAGCCAGTAGCCATGTgtagttatttaaatttaaattacttaaaatcatataaaattaaaaatttagttccatGGTCTCGCCAGCCGTATTTCAAGCCACATTTCGAGTacttaatagccacatgtggctagtggtgaCTTTATTGAACAACTCAGATATAGAGTATTTCCATTATGAAACAAAGTTCTTTTGAATAGCACTTATCTATCCTGTGTTCTTGTTGAGGGCAGACATGCCTTATTCATCTATGTATCTGCAATTCCTAGGACAGTGTAGGTATTCAATTCATATTTGAATGACTGAGTCTAGTACTATCCTTTTGTTTTATACGGAAGGAAACTTAGGCCCTGGTAAATAAAATGATACCTAATTATTAAGTAGCAAATCTGGAACTAGAGCTCAGGTTTCCTAATTCCAAGTTCACTAGTCTTTCCATATGAACCGTGATTTGTCAATTTGTCTGTTTGTATCAGTTTTAGAAGAaggaatacaagggtacttcaaaaagtttgtggaaatatttgtactgtcttttaattatattttttcatgaggtttttgaagtatacttgtaTTAAAGTAATGTAATTCTCAAACTTTACAGTGCATAAGAATCAACTGGGTAGCTTATTAGAAGTGAATGTTGCTGGACCTCTCCCTCCCAAGATTCTGACTCAGTAGATCTGGGGTGAAGAataggaatctgtattttaaacatGTACTTAATCAAGACTGTGTGTTAATGACATAAGCATAGATCAGAATAGAGAGCTACAGAACAGAGGGCCTAGAAGTGGAACCACACTTATATGGAcatttgattttcaacaaagttgccaGAACAAttcattgaggaaaaaaaatcttttcaacaaatggtgttggaacaactAAATAtacttatggggaaaaaaaatgaattttgactCGTACGTTATGCCATATGGATCACTGACCTAAATATAACAGTTGAAACTATAAACCTCTAGAAGCAATCATAGCAGAATATCATGGGGATGGGTACAGGTTTTTTGGACaggacacaaaaaagaataatcataaaagaaaaaatcgaTGGGTTTCATTTTATCAAGAACTTTTGCTCACCAAAAGACACAGTTAAGAGAATGAATAGGCAGGCCAcataatggcagaaaatatttgcaaaatatatttcagtATTTCAGACAATGGACAGGTATCCAGAAGGTATAATGAactcagaatatataaaattgttctataaatcaaaaataaaaaggtaaacaatccagttaaaaaataggcaaaagatatgaacagacaaGATTGACAAATGGCCTTAATATGCACATAAgtgttcaatatcactagtcatccaGTAACTGCAAATTAAACTATGAGATGTCATTAtataccagaatggctaaaattaataGGCTGACTAcgccaaatgttggtgaggatgtgaaacaaccagaactctcctacattgtggGACAGAGAGCACAATAGTACTGTCACTGGAGAAAATGGAATAACCATTCTTATGtaagtctttttgtggacattgtctttcatttctcttcggtgaatatctaggagtggaattgcttaTAATACACCCTGCAGTTCCACTCCTTGGCATTCACCCAAGAGAAACGAAAGATGATATTCATAAAGAGACTTTTACAGGAGTTTGTAGTAGCTTTACTCATAGtagccaaaacatggaaacaGCCCAGGTGACcatcaacagaaaaatggataaacaaactatgtTGTAAGTTCACATGTGGTTATATATTAatactcagcaatgaaaaaaacaaactactggatgaatctcaaaaactttATGCTGAGTAAAAGCTTGACACAAAATAATTctcaatttatacatttatataaagttctatGGTGAAAAAAATTGGGATAGTGGTTGCCTCTGAAGTAGGGAAAGGGATTGACTAGGAAGGGTCTTGAAATAACTTTCTCTGGTGATAATGTTCTGTACCTTGATGGGGGTTGAGTAACGCAGGTGtgtgcctttgtcaaaactcattaaatGTAATACTTAAGATGTGTGCAAATTATTATATGTAAGTTTtacctaaagggaaaaaaagttttaaaaaatgtgattttggTGCAGGTgatctgtggaccacactttgagaatcaatGGGTTTGActaatttcagaaataat contains the following coding sequences:
- the LOC134362778 gene encoding dynactin subunit 6-like, which encodes MAEKTQKSVKIALGAVVCVESEIRDVIIRPRTVIHLKAQIIAESGPIVIGEGNLTEEQAFIINAHLDNITPDVEDPEPKRMIIGTNNVFEVGCYSQAMKIGGNNVIESKANVGRNVVLTSGCIIGDCCSLNTFEIIPENTVVYGTDCLCQEQTERQQPQTIQLNILMKILPNYHHLKKSMKGSSTPVKN